The DNA window TATATGCTGCCACCCCCTGAATAAATTCTGAACTGCATTGTAGTTGATTTCCATCTTATTATTTAGGTAGCCTACTCTTAAAATACTTCCAGCAAATGTCTAAAACTGTTTTACATTGTTAAAAATAAAAACGATGTAAAGAATCCCTTCAGATAAAATGCAGAAAAGCTAGAGCTaaaatgtgattggtcaaaacgCTGTCCAATCACAACTTGTGTTTTCATGACGTACCAATCATGGTATGAAAAATGGCGGCCTTGTGTAGTGAGTTTGGTGATTTAgttcaaataaaaaaacaactgATATCTGTAATATCGCTTTGTAAAGAAAGAGGACTTGTACATAGCGTGAAATGGTAAGTAAGCGCTCTTCGTTACGTTATTATGATCACTGTTCCTTTCAGTATACAATAGCTAGATTTGGTGATTTCACAGttgttagccagctagccaaaATGATTCAACATTCTCGTTAATGTTATCGCTTGTCTCGTCTTAATTCATCGGAACGGTGCTGTCTGAATGTGGACAGCCAGAGCTGTAAATTATATGGCTGTGAAAACGTACCTCAATCCAGGGAAGGAATATGTTTTTCTACTCCTAATCATCTTGAAATTATGAAAGGTGAATCGAGAATATTGAAGTACTGCTAGTTTTGAATTAAACTGCCGTTTTCGTAAGCATACTAGGCTAGTTAATGCTAAGCAACCCAGTGGATTTAACAACACTTCTGGAACCTACTCACTCCGACACTACGCGTCACATTCTCATTGAATCCAATGGGCTGTTCTAGCATTAGCTACCCTAGCATGCTAGTGAAAACGGCAGTTTAATTAAAAACTAACCGTATTTCAGTCTTCTCAATGAACTTTTAATCATTTAGGGATGATTATGATGAGTATAACGACATTCCATCCCTGGATTGAGGTGCGTTTTTTTCCCAGCCATATACCACTCCGGGCTCTGACTGTCCACATTCCGGTATAGCACCATTCCGACTAAAAAAAAGAGAAGGGGAAATAGTCTGATCCTTTTTTCATGATAGCTTGCAAGTTTAGTCAAATCTGTTGGTTTTTTTCAGTCAAACATGAAGCCTTTATATTTTCTGAATACAGTAGGTAACACATAGAATGAACCACGTCAGTGATACCACCGATGTTTGTGTGACTATTTCAGGGCATCAGAGTTGGCATTTTCCCTGGACCCCCTGCCCAAGAATGAACTACCCCCACCCACATTTTTTACTGAGGTTTGTGTCCAGTAATGGCTAGTTCACGATAATATTGTCCTCAAAAATGCATGAACAAGCTGCTGATCTTTTTGAATTGATGGCCTTTGAATTGAAGGTCATTTGAATGTTTGTTACTGTCTCTCTTTATTCTGTCTGACCTCCTGGTTGTAGGAGGATGCTCAGGACCTGGATGCTCTCGGCCTGGCCAAGTCCTACTTTGACCTGAAAGAGTATGACCGAGCTGCCTACTTCCTTCGGGGCTGCTGCAGTCAGAAAGCATACTTCCTGTACATGTACTCCCGCTATCTGGTGAGATGAGGTTTCAGCATTCACAGTAACATCGTCTCTAGACATCTACTTACAAAAAATGAGAATAGAGATTTTTGCCTGAATCCTTGCAACTCCTCCATGATGGCCATCCTGTGTGTAGCCTGTCAATTCTGACAGGCTCTTATTTTTCCTTTGTTTTCCAGTCTGGGGAAAAGAAAAAAGACGATGAGACAGTGGACAGCCTGGGTGAGGAGCTAAGCTTTCTCTGCCGCCTCAATCAAAGCTTTGTCTCTAGGCAGAGTTCAATGTCTTGATTGGTTCTATTTGTTTTGGTCTGTGATTGCCTTGCAGGGCCTCTGGAAAAAGGTCAGGTGCGGAACGAGGCTCTGCGGGAGCTGAGGGTGGAGCTGAGTAAGAAACACAATGCTGGAGAGCTGGACGGATTCGCTCTGTACCTGTAAGACCCTCCCACAATATCACACGCGCCCACTCAGTGGACTTGGACACGCCTAGTGAGTCTTTAACCTCTTAAAACTGTACTGTCTTTGCACGTGTGTGTTTACAGGTATGGGGTGGTGCTGCGGAAGCTGGATCTGCTGAAGGAGGCGGTGGATGTGTTTGTGGAGGCGACCCATGCCTTACCTCTACACTGGGGAGCGTGGCTGGAGCTCTGTAACCTCGTCACCAACATTGAAATGGTAGCGCACACGTACTCACAACTTGAACAGATTCTCTTTTGTACCCAACTACAGTAGTTCCCAGATCTACTAGACTACAAAACATGTCCATGGGCTTCTATGGAATATTCCACTGATATACTTGTGCCTCCTCTCCATTTCGTCAGTTGAAGTCCCTGTCTCTGCCAGACTGTTGGATCAGAGACTTCTTCATGGCCCACATGTACACAGAGCTGCAGATGATCAAAGAGGCGCTGCAGAAATACCAGAGCCTGATAGAGGCAGGTTTCTCCAAGAGCACGTATATCATGTCACAGATCGCTGTGGCCTACCACAACATCCGCGGTGGGTTTATTTCACGCTTTGCTTTATCAATTTAAATGAGCACTATGAACAAACTTATTATTAACCTTGTCAAGCAGTTCCCGACGCATTTGATCCATCTTCGAGTCTGTGCTTTTCTTTTGTCATTTAGATATTGACCAGGCTCTGGCTCTGTTCAATGAGTTGCGGGAGCAGGATCCCTTTCGCGTTGAGAACATGGACACATTCTCCAACCTGCTCTATGTCAGGGTGAGACCCCACTGCTGCACCACAGTAATGCCTGTCTCCATCTGGAagtctctctgtctttttattaACCTGTGTCTGTTGTTTCCACAGAGCATGAAGCCAGAGCTCAGCTACCTGGCCCACAACCTGGTGGAGATAGACAAGTACAGGGTAGAGACCTGCTGTGTCATCGGTAAGGGTCCCGTCACCACACAGCGGACCGAAAGCCACACCTCAACTCCAGACATGAACCCATATCAAAACTCTTACTACATTCAGTGCAAGACCCAGACCAAACAATGAGACTGAAACGAGACCTTCCAACAGTCTTAAGAGTGCAAGTGTTGTCTCTAACCAGCGCTCAAGTGTTGTCTGTCCTGTGTGTAGGGAACTACTACAGCCTGCGGTCGCAGCACGAAAAGGCAGCCCTGTACTTCCAGAGGGCTCTGAAGCTGAACCCTCGCTGCCTGGGGGCCTGGACTCTGATGGGCCACGAGTACATGGAGATGAAGAACACCTCCGCTGCCATCCAGGCCTACAGGTCAGACTGACACTCCACTATGGCCCGCTGCCATCCAGGCCTACAGGTCAGACTGACACTCCACTATGGCCCGCTGCCATCCAGGCCTACAGGTCAGGCTGACAGTCCACTATGGCCCACTGCCACCCAGGCCTACAGGTCAGACTGACAGTCCATTATGGCCTGCTGCCATCCAGGCCTACAGGTCAGACTGACAGTCCACTATGGCATGGCTCATCCTATGGGTCCCGGGGGAGTTGATCCCCATGGGGTTTTTAATAGTTCTGTGTATGTTTTTCTTTGTTCAGGCACGCTATAGAAGTGAACAAGCGAGACTACCGTGCCTGGTATGGCCTGGGACAGACTTATGAGATCCTCAAGATGCCCTTCTACTGCCTGTACTACTATCGAAAGGCCCACCAGCTCAGGTGTGcatttgtgtaaaaaaaaaaaaccaaGGGAGAGGGTTTTTCTTGTTGGTGCTTTTTATCATGTAGTTAAGTGTATTGCCAAATGGTCACATACTGTAGTGTGAATGACGTGTCACTGTGGCCCTCAGGCCCAATGACTCTCGTATGCTGGTTGCTCTGGGAGAGAGCTACGAGAAACTCTCACAGCACGTCGAGGCCAAGAAGGTTAGCAACAGCACCATCTCCGTCACTAGTTTTCCTTTTCCTGTATATTTCAATGTTCTCTTTTTGTCATTCCTGTAAGTTGTCATTTAAGTTCTATTCTTCCTTTTTGGCCAGTGTTACTGGAGGGCGTACTCTGTGGGGGACGTGGAGAGGATGGCCCTACTGAAGCTGGCAAAGTAAGGATCTTGGCGTGTACTTGTGTGTACCCGCTTAATGATGTGTTTTTGAGACTTGGTGCCGGGATTCAATCCAGTTGTGCTTGTTTATTTTTGTTGACAGACTTCACGAGCAGCTTAACGAATCTGACGACGCGGCCCAGTGTTATATCATATACATCCAAGACATCTTCTCCTGTGGGGTGAGCAACCTAACTGTCCTCTGTGTGTGCATATACAGTCAGGTCCTTAATTcctgacacccttgataaagaagAGGGGGAAAATACTGTAGGAATACAAATACTGAGCAAAATTTGATGCATGTTTTTTCCCTGAAATATGGCCCCCTGAAATGTTATAGTAATACAaatgctcagagaaagagacttTGTTTTACAGGTAATAAAACAAATCTATTTTCTGTGTAGGGACGGCCAACTTTGAGGGTGGGGGCCATATAAAATCTGAACTCCTCATGAGGGGCTGCAGTTGCTCATGCATCTGCGTACCCACATcgcgagcaaaacattttagtggtccCCCTCTCGACAGCAAAGATAACGTTTTGGAGTTTATTTTGTGCAGCTCTACACATTTTTTGCCATGGTTGTAGagaatgttgcagttttaaagcaagtatATTCTACTATGCCAACTcacaacagtaaattgagaccccCTCCCCTTTCGAGGATAACGACACTgcgcctttttctaaaatggaaaGAAGGTATACCCAAATGCGCTTCAGCCCAGCTTAAACAAAAAGATGGGCTGTTGTAGTACAATACATGCTCAAATGCCCATGTGGGCTTGTTTACATTGGTCAGCCGAAACGCGCGCACAAATGAGCAATAGCTGAAGACGACCTCTATCCGCACCAAAATATGGACCACGTCATCGCGTGACATTACGTTAATTAATGCTAATCATGCCTAAGCCTCAACTTTGAAATTCTGGTGAATTGAGAAAGTTGTTTCAGAGAGGCACTTTGGATCGACTGCTTAGATTGGGTCGAGCCAAAGTTGTCTGAATGAACAGctctctttctcatcttttttttgtaatgactttgtttatttctgtcttttttttttttttttgctattcAAGTGGAATGGATGTGTAGGAATCTTGAATGATGGTCATTACTCTTGCTTGAATAACCTGTGTAGTTGCTActagcgactgtgttgacatgAGTGGGACAGTCCCCTGCGAGGGTATGTACTGTAGGTGCTTCCTTTTTCCCCCTACTTAAAGCTCTGATGAAGGCGATTCATGACGAAACGTAAGATGACTTTTGTGTCCCGTCCAATAAACCTGTCAAATTTACACAGCATTTGAGTGCACCTTTATTTTCTCTTCTTTGTTCTCCCGGATGGTCACCAAGGTTAAATGTCCTTGGGTAAGGAATAGATTTTGGGATttcctttttctaaaatgttttatgagattggagaacactttgggagggatcttagaccattcctccgtacagaatctttccagatccttgatatcctttgtctgttTTACAGACTGCCCTCTTtgattcaaaccacaggttttcaatgggctTCAAGgccagagactgagatggccattgcaaaatgttgatttttgaATAGTGCTTGgggttgtcttgctggaagatccacttgcgttTTTGTCTAAAATGTCCTGATACTTGGTAGAGTTCATGTTGACCTTAACAATGCCACCTTTTTTAGAGATTACTTGTTTAATAAAATCTTcctctgagcaattgtataaAATCAATCatgttttgctcatctttatcaagggtgccaataattgacCTGACTGTATATAGGTATGTTTTGACCATCGAGTCAGTCTCTATGGCgagcccccccaccccctgtgTTTGCACAGTTGGAGTTGGTGTGAAAGAGGTTTTGTGCCAACAGGAGCAGCTGGAGCATGCGGAGGTGAGCACGGCCCTGCGTTACCTGGGCCAGTACTACTTCAAAAACAAGCTCTATGACGAGGCGTCACTCTGTGCACAACGCTGCTGTGACTACAACGACGTAAGCGCTCCCTCTACAACCTCTCTTCAAATTGAACCGGCAGTGTTCGTTACCTGTAACGTATTTTAGTTTTGATATAATTAGATACACGCATACTGCTTGCCCTGTATAGGTAAAGTGTCAGTCTTGTCTGAGGTACGGTGCGTTCTTCCACCAGGCTCGTGAGGAAGGCAAGGCTCTGCTCCGACAGATCTCCCAGGTCAGAGACCAGACGGAGTCCTCAACCACAGACCTGTTTGGACCGCTCTCCTCCAACAACACTCCCATCAGGAGGGTGTCCCCTCTCGACTTGTCCTCCTTCACCCCCTGAGACGACACCTTCTCTATCCCACTGGCTAGCAAAAAGCCCCGCTTCACTTTGACTCAATGGGGACAACCTCATCTCTGCATTGTCATTGAAGAGATTGTTTGTAAATGACTACCCCTTTTATCtctcaaaataaatgtacatattATCTGTGTAAGTTTACGTAGTGAAGTGCAGGAGTGGCCACTTTTGAATATGAAAATGTGATGAACTAACGGTCTGAAGTGTCAGTGGAAACGGCGTGGAGAATAAATTCATTTCTTTCCAAGATTGGTGCAGTAGTAACTAGATTATACCCCCAACAAAATAACTTGTTGACTGAGGAACaaagacatttttgaaaatggaCAAAAGACATTGAGAAGTGAGAATGTGATTTAAAATTGATTGTGTAACGTGCAAAAAGACCAGTTGTATGCAATCAATCATACAACTAGAAGCTCCAATGTTATCCTGCATTTTGACAAACATTGCTCATTTATTCAGACCGTAAATGTGTTTACTCAAACAAGATATTTGAAGTCCTCTACAACCTCTCTTCGGGGAGCCCCAGCTGTTCCATGTATATGATCTATACCAGagttaacacacctgattccacttgtcaactaatcattaaGAGACACTTGAAGCAGGTGTGCTAGTTCAGGTTTGAACTGTCTAGGGGTCCACGACGAGAGTTGAAGCTCTACAAAAACACGTTCTATAGGAAGACACctttgtgtgtatatacagtaacatttggaataaagtgacatttgaaacgtgCCATTACAAGTAAACAAAACAGTACACATTTAAAATTTGGTTTGCATAATGGTATAAGAATATAAATACAGACTCTTGATTTTCAGCTCTCAAGTTAGCACTTTGTGACCCTGTACCTGCCAGAGGGGCAGGGACTAGAGGGAGGAGTCAGGTGGGAGCGCAGAACCCGTGAGTAGCGTGTGGTTTGATCCTCACGGCGTCCCTGTTTGTTTCGTGACGGGGTGCGTTGTGGGAaaagggagaggaagaagggtCTTTTCTCTGGGGGCTGGTTCTCCGCGTTGCCTGCTGCTGCCCCTGCCCCACAGCCCCTCTTCTTACAGGAGCCGGGCGTAGCAGAGGGGGGCATCTGCATCTGGGCCAGGCACTCTGCCTTCCTCCTCAGGTCAGCCTTGACCAGCAGCAGGCCGTTCTGCAGCTCCACCAAGGTCTGGTCCTGaggggagggacaggaggggacGGACAGGAGTGGACAGGGTTAGAGGATGGCGGGACGGGTGAGTGGAAGGAGAAACGCCACCTGGTGCAGTTGTTAAGTCTTTAGTTTAGTGTTAAACCTGACAGTGGGTTGAGTAACAGGTAGTAAGAggaaagaagagggggagaaacaaTGAAAAGGTATTGGTCTAGGGAAGTGTCCACAGATTGAAACATCTCTTCACACTGTGGGAAATCATAGAACTGGTAGGGGAAACTAATAAACAAGATATTTTTCAGAGTAACAGAAACGTCCGATGCAAAGACACACAAACTAGCAGCAGCCCCGCCCAACCCTAGTTCCCTACCTCAATGCCGAGCAACAAAGTCCAACCCTGGTTCGAGGGAGAATTCTATGCTTTGACGTGTACCTGTTTGGCCAGTGTGCCGTCTGCAGCTGCGAGCGCATGGCGCAGCCTCTCCCCGTCTGTGTTGCGGCAGCATGCCCTCTCTCCAGACTGCAGGTTCAAACCCAGCTTCTGCAGATCCAGACGCAACCGACGCAGGTTCTGCAGGAGAAGCACAAACATGTTCCAACCCCAGTAACCGGTTATAGTGTTTTGTGCAGAATGTCAGAGGGGAACGTGTGAGAGAAGACCAGGACTCTGGGCTGGAGTGCTGACCTTTTGGCCCTCAACTAGCTTGCGGTTGGCAGTGTTGGTCAGGGCGTCTGAGGGCTCTGGTGGTGTGCACTGCCCCTGGATACGCCTCAGCTCTGGGAGACAAAAAGAGAATACTAGTTAGAAAGATCCAACTCCAATCAACACGTCAACGGTTTAGACTTCCCTCTTGTTCCCACACTCCTTATCCTGTCCCTTTCTTCTAACCTTGTTTTTTCTCCAACAGCTCGGCGCGACACTGGTCCAGCTCAGCCCTCACTCTGCTCAACTCTcctgtggttgtggaggccaggcGCTGGGAGCGACGGGGGGCGGGCCCCTCCGAGACTCCTCCCAGGGCCATGGGtgggaagaggggaaggggggcTGGCTCTGCTAGGGCTACCCCTCCCTTCTCCAAGGCAGCAGTCAGAGCCACTATCTGTTCATCACGCTCCTGGGATGGGTGGgaatgtggagaaaaaaaaaaaaatcaacctTCCGTAGCATGAGAATGCCACCATTTTAAAACCAACTGAAATAGCTGATAACGCATCACCGAAAGACTGTCCTATCCCGCTCACCTCGATTTCCTGGTTGTAGTATCTCCGGAGGCTTTTCTGCAGGTTGTTGATCTTGtcctcaaacctctcctccaacagagccctctctgtctccagggtcTGGCTGAAGTCCTTCTCCATACCACAGATCACCTCCATCATCTCAGAGAACACCTGCTCCCTGATCGTGGCCTCCAGCACCTCCTTCTCCTCACGCTGCCGCTGCACCTCCCTCTTCAGTACCTCGATGGCCCGCAGCAGAGCCTGAACACAGCACAGACGTGACTCAGTCATGCACACTGGTTGAGCTACAGGTCTTCACATGCCTACCAGTTGACCATTTCttcacaaggggggggggggggaagagaggacatACATCTGAATCGAACATGGTGATGTCCCCCTCTTCACCATCACTGTCCTCGTCTTCCTCCATCAGAGTGCTGTCATTGGAGTGAGGCTGGGGCTCCCGCAGCAGGGACAGGATGTAGGCCACCCGGGTCTTAGTGGACGGCCCATGGACCAgctgagagaggagacagaccacaCCGACGTAGATCAAAACAATCCGCGTTTTATATTgaaagtgtttttttattttttcttcgAGAGATGAGGGGTGTGCGTGCCCACCTAGAGTTTTTCCTTCACACAATATATattagtgcaacacattcggCAGGAAATCGTTGAAAGAAGTGCAACGCTATTTGACTagcagccacacaagtaaattAGATTACAATGAAAATGCAAggtattttttgcaaaaaaacatgCATGGCCATTATTTCTAATGCTTATCACAGTAAGAATGTAGCCAGCTAAATTTCCACATTTTTGATTGaagttaatcttgcattttaACTTGCTACTGTAGAAAAACTACACTGGAGGAAGGTACCGGAGAAATGTAgcctacacatcagtcagagcccTGTCTGGTGATCCAATGACAAGAACAAAGATATTTTATCCAAGAGGAGAGatgcaactgaagcacaaaaaTCAGTCCTTTTCCATTCATGATTTGGAGCAACCAGATTGAAGCCGAGCAGAATTGTAGATCTGCGTTTACAAAACGCAGCAAGATATTTTTTCTGCTTTTTACCTTTCCTGCGTGAAAAATGCTAAATTCTGCATTAACGACCCCTGCAAACGTCACAACTACACCCACTGACCGGCGCTCTCTGATGCCAGGGCTGTGTAACTGCAAAGTAAGGCATGGTGAGATGGGTTTGTACCTGTGTGGCGATGGCAGAGAACTTGAGGGCCTGGAGGGTCTCGTCGTAGGTCGAAGCACAGGGGTTGATGTTGACCACCATACTGGACCGCCCGCGGCCGCAGAAGAAGCCCTGAAGCACTCGGGTCAGTTTACAGTCTCTGAACGGCACCACCTGAGGGGCTCGTGGCCTGTAGGGACAGGAGAATGGGTTCAACAGGAGACCATCTGGACAGCACATTTTAtactagaggtcggccgatttcaagttctcataacattcggaaatcggtatttttggatgcCGTTTTTTTACagctttatttcatctttatttaactcggcaagtcagttaagaacacgttcttattttcaatgacggcctaggaatggtgggttaactgccttgttcaggggcagaacgacagatttttgccTTGTCAGCACAGTATTCAAtattgcaaccttacagttaactagtccaacgctctaaccacctgattacattgcactccacgaggagactgcctgttacgcgaatgcagtaagccaaggtaagttgctagctagcattaaacttatcttataaaaaacaatcaatcaatcataatcactagtgaactacacatggttgatgatattactagtttatctagcgtgtcctgctttgcatataatcgatgtggtgcgtaTTCGCAAAAAAGGtcttgctccaacgtgtacctaaccataaacaccaatgccttaaAATCAACCTGCATATtttgctaaaagaaatccaggttagcaggcaatattaactaggtgaaattgtgtcacttctcttgcgttcattgcacgcagagtcagggtatatgcaacagtttgggctgcctaatttACCAGAATTTTAAGTAATTATGACAAAACATTgacggttgtgcaatgtaacaagaatatttagacttatggatgccacccgttagataaaatacagaacggttccgtatttcactgaaagaataaacgtcttgtatTCGacatgatagtttccggattccaTATTAATAACCTACGGCTTGTATTTCTgggtgttattatgttataactaagtctatgatttgatagagcagcaccagcaggctcgtaagcattcattcaaacagcacttttgtgcattttgtcagcagctcttcgcaatgcttcaagcattgagctgtttatgacttcaagcctatcaactcccgagactaggctggtgtaaccgatgtgaaatggctagctagttagcagggtgctcgctaatagtgtttcaaacatcactcgctctgagacttgcagagcaaggggaacaaccactccatgggtaacgctgcttcaagggtggctgttgtcgacgtgttcctggtttgagcacaggtaggggcgaggagagggacggaagctatactgttacactggcaatactaacgtgcctataagaacatccaacagtcaaaggttaatgaaatacaaatggtatagagagagagatagtccaACTTAAACAtaagctttcttacatggcacatattgcacttttactctctccaacactttgtttttgcattatttaaaccaaattgaacatgtttcattatttatttgaggctaaaatgattttattgatgtattatatgaagttaaaataagtgttaattcagtattgttgtcattgtcattattacatcattattttttaaattttttttataaatcggcgtcggctttttttggtcctccaatttaatttttttttttacaaaaaaaatcaatcggtcgacctctattttATACCCCCctccgtctcagcctccagtatatgAAACAGTTGATAttctgggggctagggtcagtcttatatctggtgtaattatcctgtcttatccagtgtcctgtgtgaatgtaagtatACTCCCTCTAATCTAATTCTCTCCAGGGGGGCTGTCAGGCCcgaggatcatgcctcaggacgacctggcctgatgactccttgctgtccccagtcaacttggttgtgctgctgctccagtttcaactgttctgcctgcggctatggaatcctgacctgttcaccagacgtgctaccttgtcccagacctgctgttttcaactaactctaccgcacctgctgttgTTTCAACATCTGAATGCCTTGCTATGAAAAGCCaagtgacatttactcctgatgtACTGACCCGTTGCAAcctctgtgattattatttgaccctgctgttcatctatgaacgttttaaTATCTCGGAGAACAACCTGGCCTTAATGgacatgtactgttataatctccacccggccagAAGAGCACTGGCcactcctcagagcctggttcctctctgggtttcttcccaggttcctgcctttttagggagtttttcctagccactgtgcttctacatcggcattgtttggggttttaggctgggtttctgtacaagcacttagtgacatctgctgatgtcaAAAGGGCTTTCTAAATTTCATTTGATTGATGCATTTGATGAATTCCTGTTGTTCTGGCATAGAGTGTGTGTAGCCTACTTGTTGTTCTGGTTGTGCCTCAGAGCAGCGATACAGCGACCCAGGGTGTGGAGGGAGGTGTTGATGTTGTTGGCCTCCTTCATCCGCTCCCCGTTGCGCTGCTCTTTACAACGCTCTGAGCCAGCCaggtcacagacagacagcctaGTGGGACAGAATCACTATTACTAATGCCAGGCCATGGACACTCAGGATAAGACAGTGGGCCGGAGAATGAGAAGCCTGGATGGGACGTACTCGCTGACGCGTGTGGCCTGGCCCCGGTCAGCCTCTGGGTGGACGTGCAGGATCCGGGTGGAGAAGATGCTGTGGCTGCGGCTGGAGTTGTGGTTGAGGTGAGTGCTGGCAAAGCTCTGGTTCCTCCGGCCAGCCCTGAGCACTCGCCAAGCCTCCTCTGCACTGCGGACCTGCACCCAGGTGAGGTCTGCAAAACAAACAGCAGCAAAACGGTCAGTAATGTGAGCAAACTACAATGAAAAGGTCTCCAGGATGATCTGCATAATATGAATCACGATTAGAAACCATTCTCTTTGTGAATATAGGTGTGTGCGTGTTACCTTTCACGTAAGGGTTCCCTTGCTTGTCGTCACTCAGCCGCAGAGTGGCCCTCTTCTTGGGCTGCAGGGAGGGCGGAGTCTCCAGCAGGTCGTACAGGAATTCGTTGTAGATCTCGTAGAAGGCTACCCACACAGAGAACTGCACTCCCTCCTCCAGGTCCTCCCCTCCACTGTGGGACAGGCTGTCGGGCTCCAGCAGCACACTGTCTGAGTCTGCCGGGAGCGAGAGGCAAGGGCATGTTGAGCAGTGGATAGGCAACCACCAGGATTATACAAAAAGGAAAACACATATTTCCAATgactatataataataataataataataataataataataagcagCTTTGTAAAGCTGTGTACATAGGCTTAACTCTAGACTCTGCTTTAGGGCCCACTGGGCGTCAGAGACCCGAGCAATGTGACATCCAGAACATTACCTTCTAGCTGGGTGGCGATGTGGCTGGTTATGGAGAGTCCACCAATGCCGCTGTCCCAGGTACTGGTGCCGTCACGCATCCGAGAAGTCATGCCACCCTCCTGAGATAGAAAATGCACGTGTCACAATGTGACTTGCAGCAACCTGGCTGTAAAATAACCACTAATCTAATGCGCCCACACTTCACTTCCTGACCCATTCTCCCCTCACCTCTTTGAGCAGAGAG is part of the Oncorhynchus clarkii lewisi isolate Uvic-CL-2024 chromosome 10, UVic_Ocla_1.0, whole genome shotgun sequence genome and encodes:
- the LOC139418629 gene encoding kinesin-like protein KIF20A isoform X2, with translation MALSLASPCGVLSNEEDGMAVFESTAADIGGRLNGVTLPELSIISPGLEHRPSIREKTLGKPGVARQGNGDEGSTDRVRVFLRIRPLTEGEKERGEEQGCVCVQNEESLMLKAPKDSQNMKCAERGVAQSVHKFSFSRIFGPETTQQDFYESTMKEMVRDVLRGESRLLYTYGVTNSGKTYTVQGVGREAGLLPRALVSVFRKLQGRLYGAMDLKPALYQEVCQLDAGEVRAEEIRRDSLLKEEGGMTSRMRDGTSTWDSGIGGLSITSHIATQLEDSDSVLLEPDSLSHSGGEDLEEGVQFSVWVAFYEIYNEFLYDLLETPPSLQPKKRATLRLSDDKQGNPYVKDLTWVQVRSAEEAWRVLRAGRRNQSFASTHLNHNSSRSHSIFSTRILHVHPEADRGQATRVSELSVCDLAGSERCKEQRNGERMKEANNINTSLHTLGRCIAALRHNQNNKPRAPQVVPFRDCKLTRVLQGFFCGRGRSSMVVNINPCASTYDETLQALKFSAIATQLVHGPSTKTRVAYILSLLREPQPHSNDSTLMEEDEDSDGEEGDITMFDSDALLRAIEVLKREVQRQREEKEVLEATIREQVFSEMMEVICGMEKDFSQTLETERALLEERFEDKINNLQKSLRRYYNQEIEERDEQIVALTAALEKGGVALAEPAPLPLFPPMALGGVSEGPAPRRSQRLASTTTGELSRVRAELDQCRAELLEKKQELRRIQGQCTPPEPSDALTNTANRKLVEGQKNLRRLRLDLQKLGLNLQSGERACCRNTDGERLRHALAAADGTLAKQV
- the LOC139418629 gene encoding kinesin-like protein KIF20A isoform X1, which translates into the protein MALSLASPCGVLSNEEDGMAVFESTAADIGGRLNGVTLPELSIISPGLEHRPSIREKTLGKPGVARQGNGDEGSTDRVRVFLRIRPLTEGEKERGEEQGCVCVQNEESLMLKAPKDSQNMKCAERGVAQSVHKFSFSRIFGPETTQQDFYESTMKEMVRDVLRGESRLLYTYGVTNSGKTYTVQGVGREAGLLPRALVSVFRKLQGRLYGAMDLKPALYQEVCQLDAGEVRAEEIRRDSLLKEEGGMTSRMRDGTSTWDSGIGGLSITSHIATQLEDSDSVLLEPDSLSHSGGEDLEEGVQFSVWVAFYEIYNEFLYDLLETPPSLQPKKRATLRLSDDKQGNPYVKDLTWVQVRSAEEAWRVLRAGRRNQSFASTHLNHNSSRSHSIFSTRILHVHPEADRGQATRVSELSVCDLAGSERCKEQRNGERMKEANNINTSLHTLGRCIAALRHNQNNKPRAPQVVPFRDCKLTRVLQGFFCGRGRSSMVVNINPCASTYDETLQALKFSAIATQLVHGPSTKTRVAYILSLLREPQPHSNDSTLMEEDEDSDGEEGDITMFDSDALLRAIEVLKREVQRQREEKEVLEATIREQVFSEMMEVICGMEKDFSQTLETERALLEERFEDKINNLQKSLRRYYNQEIEERDEQIVALTAALEKGGVALAEPAPLPLFPPMALGGVSEGPAPRRSQRLASTTTGELSRVRAELDQCRAELLEKKQELRRIQGQCTPPEPSDALTNTANRKLVEGQKNLRRLRLDLQKLGLNLQSGERACCRNTDGERLRHALAAADGTLAKQDQTLVELQNGLLLVKADLRRKAECLAQMQMPPSATPGSCKKRGCGAGAAAGNAENQPPEKRPFFLSLFPQRTPSRNKQGRREDQTTRYSRVLRSHLTPPSSPCPSGRYRVTKC